The Streptococcus parasanguinis genomic sequence CATGCGGAAGAAGCACGTAGCCGTGGCATCAAGGTCATCATCGCGGGTGCAGGTGGAGCTGCTCACTTGCCAGGGATGGTTGCTGCTAAAACAACTCTTCCAGTTATTGGGGTACCCGTCAAGTCACGGGCCCTTAGTGGCGTGGATTCGCTTTATTCCATCGTTCAGATGCCGGGTGGGGTACCTGTTGCGACCATGGCTATCGGTGAAGCAGGTGCGACTAACGCTGGCCTCTTTGCCCTTCGTCTCCTTTCAGTAGAGGACCAGACTATTGCGACAGCATTAGCGGATTTCGCAGAAGAACAAGGAAAAATCGCAGAGGAGTCGACAAATGAGCTCATCTAAAACAATCGGAATTATCGGTGGTGGTCAGCTGGGTCAGATGATGGCTATTTCTGCTATCTACATGGGGCACAAGGTCATCGCGCTGGATCCTGCAGCGGATTGCCCGGCCTCTCGTGTGGCGAAAATCATCGTGGCCCCATACGACGACGTGGATGCTCTTCGTCAGTTGGCAGATCGCTGTGATATTCTCACTTATGAATTTGAAAATGTTGATGCTGATGGCTTTGACGCCGTTATCAAAGAAGGACAGCTCCCACAAGGGACAGACCTGCTTCGCATCTCCCAAAACCGGATTTTTGAAAAGGACTTTTTGTCAAACAAGGCCCAAGTCACTGTGGCACCTTACAAGGTCGTGACTTCTAGCAAAGACTTGGCAGATATTGACCTATCGAAAAACTATGTCCTCAAAACTGCGACAGGTGGCTATGATGGCCATGGTCAAAAGGTTATTCGTTCAGCGGAAGATTTAGAAGAAGCCTATGCACTAGCGGATTCAGCCGACTGCGTTTTGGAAGAATTTGTCAATTTCGACTTGGAGATTTCTGTCATCGTGTCTGGAAATGGAAAGGACGTGACAGTCTTCCCTGTTCAGGAAAATATCCACCGCAACAACATTCTTTCAAAAACCATTGTGCCTGCTCGCATTTCAGAAAGTCTAGCTGAAAAAGCCAAAGCGATGGCAGTGCGAATCGCAGAACAACTGAACCTTTCTGGAACTCTTTGCGTGGAAATGTTTGCGACAGCTGATGACATCATCGTCAACGAAATCGCGCCTCGTCCACACAATTCAGGGCATTATTCGATTGAAGCTTGTGACTTCTCCCAGTTTGATACTCATATCTTGGGCGTTCTCGGATTACCACTTCCTGCTATTCGCCTCCATGCACCTGCTGTCATGCTCAATGTTCTCGGCCAACACGTCGAGGTTGCTGAAACATATGTGACAGAAAATCCAAGCGCTCACCTCCACTTATATGGTAAACTAGAAGCAAAGCACAACCGCAAAATGGGACATGTGACTTTGTTTAGCGATGTGCCAGATAGTGTGGTTGAGTTTGGGAGAGGGATTGATTTTTAAAATGACAGAAGAATTTGATGAATTGCTAGATGATGAAATAACGACCGTAACACTGACTTATACGGACGATTTGATTGTTCCAGAGATTGCGGATAGAGAGGGGATTCATATTTTAGAAAGAGCTGGCAATCAGCTAGTCTTAGAATATTCTTGTTCCGTGAAGGAAGTTAAGGATTATCTGAGTAGTTACGGCCTGCCTAGACATCCTGAGAGAATTTCATTTGAATTTTCTATACATGAAGACTCAGAAAATGATAATCTTTAAAGCTAAATGGAGACCAGTTTATGATTCAAATTATTGTCAACGCTTTTGTTAAACGAGAGAAGCAGATGACTACTGTTGGAAAGGAATTGATTTTTAAGTGAAAATAGCGATTCTAGGACTTGGAGTCATCGGGACTACTTATGCCTATGCTTTTCAAAAAGCAGGTCATCAAGTGGAACACGTACTGAGAGATAGTAAGAAAAACAA encodes the following:
- the purE gene encoding 5-(carboxyamino)imidazole ribonucleotide mutase, giving the protein MTKPIISIIMGSKSDWATMQKTAEVLDRFGVVYEKKVVSAHRTPDLMFKHAEEARSRGIKVIIAGAGGAAHLPGMVAAKTTLPVIGVPVKSRALSGVDSLYSIVQMPGGVPVATMAIGEAGATNAGLFALRLLSVEDQTIATALADFAEEQGKIAEESTNELI
- the purK gene encoding 5-(carboxyamino)imidazole ribonucleotide synthase, with amino-acid sequence MSSSKTIGIIGGGQLGQMMAISAIYMGHKVIALDPAADCPASRVAKIIVAPYDDVDALRQLADRCDILTYEFENVDADGFDAVIKEGQLPQGTDLLRISQNRIFEKDFLSNKAQVTVAPYKVVTSSKDLADIDLSKNYVLKTATGGYDGHGQKVIRSAEDLEEAYALADSADCVLEEFVNFDLEISVIVSGNGKDVTVFPVQENIHRNNILSKTIVPARISESLAEKAKAMAVRIAEQLNLSGTLCVEMFATADDIIVNEIAPRPHNSGHYSIEACDFSQFDTHILGVLGLPLPAIRLHAPAVMLNVLGQHVEVAETYVTENPSAHLHLYGKLEAKHNRKMGHVTLFSDVPDSVVEFGRGIDF